One genomic window of Gopherus evgoodei ecotype Sinaloan lineage unplaced genomic scaffold, rGopEvg1_v1.p scaffold_80_arrow_ctg1, whole genome shotgun sequence includes the following:
- the LOC115643962 gene encoding antigen-presenting glycoprotein CD1d-like, which yields MLLPLLLPWAWGALAASPPLPPGIITLRVLLTSQFHSASSTDTVGTALLGDLETHSLACGTCKIRFLQPWAQQGLTPKQWGDLELLFHRSLADFILTVNTMAQQQGTGYPFVIQGSLGCELSPNGTSRGFYDTAGNGEDIVSFDVDMGTWVARSEDKLALNARDLLNWDKSASTRLQFFFRITCIYLLNNFAQYGRESLERQERPVAVVFARAPPPAGTPAPVLLVCRVTGFYPRPIRVAWLQDGEEVAPGWWLNSSGILSNADLTYQLHSSLAVEPGAGHSYACRVQHSSLGGQSLLIPWEQSRPWGPGLAVGITLGVLAIAAVAVVLWWTRRRSYQDVSPGESRASGGSTSPGVGIGPSPGDMELRAGSVPGSRAESPKGRTGSGPWEIGALDGGWGDSPPSGMFGARWTLGGTVGLLGSRIRREPARACALQ from the exons atgctgctccctctgctgctcccctgggcATGGGGGGCCCTGGCCG cctcccctcctctccccccagggaTCATCACCCTCCGGGTGCTCCTCACCTCCCAGTTCCACAGCGCCAGCTCCACAGACACGGTGGGGACGGCCCTGCTGGGCGACCTGGAGACCCACTCCCTGGCCTGCGGCACCTGCAAGatccgcttcctgcagccctgggcccagcagggCCTGACCCCGAAGCAGTGGGGGGACCTGGAGCTGCTGTTCCATCGCTCCCTGGCCGACTTCATCCTCACTGTGAACACAATGGCCCAGCAGCAGGGAACGGGCT ACCCCTTTGTTATCCAGGGCTCCCTTGGCTGCGAGCTGAGCCCCAACGGCACCTCAAGGGGATTCTATGACACTGCGGGGAATGGCGAGGACATCGTGAGCTTCGACGTGGACATGGGCACCTGGGTCGCTCGGTCGGAGGATAAGCTGGCACTCAACGCCCGGGACCTTCTCAACTGGGATAAGAGCGCGTCCACCAGGCTTCAGTTTTTTTTTAGAATAACTTGCATCTATCTGCTCAATAACTTTGCCCAGTACGGGAGAGAGTCTCTGGAGAGGCAAG AGCGGCCGGTCGCCGTGGTGTTTGCCCGAGCGCCTCCCCCAGCCGGGACCCCCGCGCCGGTACTGCTGGTTTGCCGGGTCACCGGTTTCTACCCCCGGCCCATCCGCGTGGCCTGGCTGCAGGACGGGGAGGAGGTGGCACCGGGCTGGTGGCTGAACTCCAGCGGGATCCTGTCCAACGCGGACCTGACCTAccagctgcacagctccctggctgTGGAGCCAGGCGCCGGGCACAGCTACGCCTGCCGggtgcagcacagcagcctgggGGGCCAGAGCCTGCTGATCCCCTGGG AGCAGAGCAGGCCCTGGGGCCCCGGCCTGGCCGTGGGCATCACCCTGGGGGTTCTGGCCATAGCCGCCGTGGCCGTGGTGCTGTGGTGGACCAGACGCAG GAGCTACCAGGACGTTAGTCCAGGGGAGTCCAGGGCCTCAGGGGGCAGCACCAGCCCAGGCGTGGGGATCGGCCCCTCTCCTGGGGACATGGAACTCAGGGCTGGGTCTGTGCCTGGCTCCAGAGCTGAGAGCCCCAAGGGCAGGACTGGATCGGGGCCCTGGGAGATTGGGGCcctggatggggggtggggggattctcCTCCCTCTGGGATGTTCGGGGCACGTTGGACACTTGGGGGCACTGTGGGATTGCTGGGATCCAGGATCCGCAGGGAGCCGGCGCGGGCCTGTGCCCTTCAATAA